A region from the Paenibacillus humicola genome encodes:
- a CDS encoding alpha-galactosidase, producing the protein MNARQLGVKVEFGERAVTADNGCLTLTADLKGGTFGVRWRDGAELNSIVSAYRLTGGAVNTTADYAGHRANDNVARVVEDAAGGRGIRIAVEHTGGKAGRPALRQLFTVYENLPFLTVGIELYGAAGEEPETNYMAPLFAVNPGEGAIRLGLPEDRELRALFVPFDNDKWVRYASVPVPGELESYEATAFYDPFSRKGLVLGSVSHDIWKTGLKLASAAADRIETLEVYGGAAGELTRDSIPHGAVKGATVQSPVIFAGSYADYRDGLEAFGRANAAIRPALPWEHGVPFGWNSWSAVADKLDYDVYVKTSDFLRGLKEKGFENEGFVYINFDSFWTSLTDEQLRQAVAHVRSNGQKAGIYWTPFAFWGKDTEREVEGTGGRYTYAELLLKDRSGSVLPPLDGGLAIDPTHPGNLQRTDYHLKRFAEWGFEYVKLDFLGHGALEGNHYDTSIQTGIQAYNLGMEAIVRGLAPERIGRPFHINLSIAPLFPHGYGHSRRISCDAFGTLADTEYMLNALTYGWWMNGTLYRYNDPDHTVLYKSYNQDATGVQEGRSRLNASAIAGTVLLMGDDFRREEARARATEWLANGELLSLARLGRTFVPAESGTGSAAADVFLLRTGEQGEERIVLAVFNYDKHAPARKRISPERLGLAAGASAAYTTTDLWTGESRDCSGDLIVPLAAGQSTLLKLVFRPS; encoded by the coding sequence ATGAATGCAAGGCAATTGGGAGTGAAGGTGGAGTTCGGGGAAAGGGCGGTTACGGCGGACAACGGCTGCCTGACGCTGACCGCCGATTTGAAGGGCGGAACGTTTGGGGTGCGCTGGCGCGACGGAGCGGAGCTGAACTCGATCGTCTCGGCTTATCGCCTGACGGGCGGGGCGGTGAATACGACGGCGGATTATGCCGGACACCGCGCGAACGATAACGTGGCGCGCGTGGTCGAAGACGCCGCAGGCGGCCGCGGCATCCGGATCGCTGTCGAGCATACCGGCGGAAAAGCCGGCCGGCCGGCGCTCCGGCAGCTGTTCACGGTTTATGAAAATTTGCCGTTTCTCACCGTCGGCATCGAGCTGTACGGAGCGGCCGGCGAGGAGCCGGAGACGAATTATATGGCGCCTCTGTTCGCCGTCAATCCTGGCGAAGGGGCCATTCGTCTGGGGCTGCCGGAGGATCGCGAGCTGCGCGCCCTGTTCGTTCCGTTCGACAATGACAAATGGGTCCGCTATGCATCCGTGCCGGTTCCCGGCGAGCTGGAAAGCTATGAGGCGACGGCGTTTTACGACCCGTTCTCGCGCAAAGGGCTCGTGCTCGGCTCGGTTTCGCACGACATATGGAAAACCGGCCTCAAGCTGGCGTCCGCGGCCGCAGACCGCATCGAAACGCTGGAGGTCTACGGCGGCGCGGCCGGCGAGCTGACTCGCGATTCGATTCCGCACGGCGCGGTGAAGGGCGCCACGGTGCAGTCGCCGGTTATTTTCGCCGGCTCTTATGCCGATTACCGCGACGGGCTGGAGGCGTTCGGCCGCGCCAACGCCGCAATCCGGCCCGCGCTGCCTTGGGAGCACGGCGTGCCGTTTGGCTGGAACAGCTGGTCGGCGGTCGCCGACAAGCTCGATTACGACGTGTACGTCAAGACGTCCGATTTTCTGCGCGGCCTGAAGGAGAAGGGGTTCGAGAACGAGGGGTTCGTTTATATCAATTTCGACTCTTTCTGGACCAGCCTTACCGACGAGCAGCTGCGGCAGGCGGTCGCGCACGTCAGGAGCAACGGGCAGAAGGCCGGAATTTACTGGACGCCGTTCGCCTTCTGGGGCAAGGATACGGAGCGCGAGGTCGAAGGGACCGGCGGCCGGTATACGTACGCGGAGCTGCTGCTGAAGGACCGGTCCGGCAGCGTGCTGCCGCCGCTGGACGGCGGATTGGCCATCGATCCGACCCATCCCGGAAACCTGCAGCGCACCGATTATCATCTGAAGCGGTTCGCGGAATGGGGCTTCGAATACGTCAAGCTGGATTTTCTCGGTCATGGAGCGCTTGAGGGGAACCATTACGACACTTCGATTCAGACGGGCATCCAGGCCTATAACCTCGGCATGGAGGCGATCGTCCGCGGCCTCGCGCCGGAACGGATCGGCCGCCCGTTCCATATCAACCTGTCGATCGCGCCGCTTTTTCCGCACGGATACGGCCACAGCCGGCGCATCTCGTGCGACGCGTTCGGTACGCTTGCGGACACGGAGTATATGCTGAACGCGCTCACCTACGGCTGGTGGATGAATGGCACGCTGTACCGGTACAACGATCCCGATCATACCGTGCTGTACAAAAGCTACAATCAGGACGCAACCGGCGTGCAGGAAGGCCGCAGCCGACTGAACGCTTCGGCGATCGCCGGCACCGTCCTGCTGATGGGCGACGATTTCCGCCGGGAGGAAGCAAGAGCCCGCGCGACCGAATGGCTCGCCAACGGGGAGCTGCTGTCGCTGGCCCGGCTCGGCCGGACGTTCGTGCCGGCAGAGAGCGGAACGGGATCCGCGGCCGCCGACGTCTTTCTCTTGCGGACCGGGGAGCAGGGGGAAGAGCGGATCGTGCTTGCCGTCTTCAATTACGACAAGCATGCTCCGGCGCGGAAGCGCATTTCGCCGGAGCGGCTCGGCTTGGCTGCGGGCGCATCCGCGGCATATACCACGACCGACCTGTGGACCGGCGAATCCCGGGACTGCAGCGGCGACCTTATCGTGCCGCTGGCGGCGGGGCAATCGACGCTCCTGAAGCTGGTTTTCCGTCCATCCTGA
- a CDS encoding extracellular solute-binding protein — MKKKRIATALLALSLAPALLAGCGGSNGANGGQNEGSGGTAGQTDGGAGKSAEPITVTFFDQNRGDAFDDPVAQEIMKRTGVKVEIQQPTGNPQEKLNLMLASGDLPDVILMTRSGDIINKYIAAGAIIPLNDLIDKFGPDVKMMYGDILSKTRYTDGNNYYLSNWYGMDPTPVFGMNIRKDLLKELAPDVAEGGKPLTTDQFEQLLKDFKAKHPTIDGKAAIPMTFTAENTGALFGTFKGMWGMKAYYEDADGNLKFDVKDPKYLEMLLYMNKLYREGLIESDWPVNKNQTWEQKLSNGIVFATPGAYWDVGNANNVLKKSGGEDKEMYAYKVAAPGVDPSKTTFGPRSPLGWDGIAISKNNKHPEETMKFINFLASEEGQYLLMWGVEGQSWDMKDGKHVPRPDVLKQLKDDWAGTTKKLGMSKWTWFVKNGNGSDGTPLGIGAFNRGETDAMAIKNLSDSVWDTSPYDNLGPEGGSPDSLSYQKVQDIMKQSLTKIVIAGSEAEAKKTYDDMLAQMKAAGDEKLEGIITDNYKKRLESWK; from the coding sequence ATGAAGAAAAAACGTATCGCGACGGCGCTGCTCGCGCTGTCGCTTGCGCCCGCGCTGCTCGCCGGCTGCGGCGGCTCGAACGGGGCGAACGGCGGACAGAATGAGGGCTCCGGCGGAACGGCCGGCCAGACGGACGGCGGCGCCGGCAAATCGGCGGAACCGATTACGGTCACCTTTTTCGACCAGAACCGGGGCGACGCTTTCGACGATCCGGTCGCTCAGGAAATCATGAAGCGCACCGGCGTCAAGGTCGAAATCCAGCAGCCGACCGGCAATCCGCAGGAGAAGCTGAACCTGATGCTGGCGAGCGGCGATTTGCCCGACGTCATCCTGATGACCCGAAGCGGGGATATCATCAACAAATATATCGCCGCCGGCGCGATCATTCCGCTGAACGACCTGATCGACAAGTTCGGTCCGGATGTCAAGATGATGTACGGCGACATTTTGTCAAAGACGCGTTACACCGACGGCAATAACTACTACCTGTCCAATTGGTACGGCATGGACCCGACTCCGGTGTTTGGCATGAACATCCGCAAGGACCTCTTGAAGGAGCTGGCTCCGGACGTCGCGGAAGGCGGCAAGCCGCTCACGACCGACCAGTTTGAGCAGCTGCTGAAGGATTTTAAGGCGAAGCATCCGACCATCGACGGCAAAGCGGCGATCCCGATGACCTTCACCGCCGAGAATACGGGCGCCTTGTTCGGCACGTTCAAAGGCATGTGGGGCATGAAAGCCTATTACGAGGACGCGGACGGAAACCTGAAGTTCGACGTCAAAGACCCGAAATACCTCGAGATGCTGCTGTACATGAACAAGCTGTACCGCGAAGGCTTGATCGAGTCCGACTGGCCGGTCAACAAAAACCAGACGTGGGAGCAGAAGCTGTCCAACGGCATCGTGTTCGCCACGCCGGGCGCGTACTGGGACGTAGGCAACGCCAACAATGTGCTGAAAAAATCCGGCGGCGAGGACAAGGAAATGTACGCGTATAAAGTCGCGGCGCCCGGCGTCGATCCGTCCAAGACGACGTTCGGCCCGCGCAGTCCGCTCGGCTGGGACGGCATCGCGATTTCGAAAAACAACAAGCACCCGGAAGAGACGATGAAATTCATCAACTTCCTGGCCAGCGAAGAAGGGCAGTACCTGCTCATGTGGGGCGTCGAAGGCCAGAGCTGGGATATGAAGGACGGCAAACACGTGCCGCGTCCCGACGTGCTGAAGCAGCTGAAGGACGACTGGGCCGGCACGACGAAGAAGCTCGGCATGAGCAAATGGACCTGGTTCGTCAAGAACGGCAACGGCTCGGACGGCACGCCGCTCGGCATCGGGGCGTTCAACCGCGGCGAAACCGACGCGATGGCGATCAAAAACCTGTCCGACTCCGTCTGGGATACGTCGCCGTACGATAACCTCGGACCGGAGGGCGGATCGCCGGATTCGCTCAGCTACCAGAAGGTGCAGGACATCATGAAGCAGTCGCTTACCAAAATCGTCATCGCCGGCTCCGAAGCCGAAGCGAAAAAGACGTACGACGACATGCTCGCGCAAATGAAGGCGGCGGGCGACGAGAAATTGGAAGGCATCATTACCGACAACTACAAGAAGCGTCTGGAATCGTGGAAATAA
- a CDS encoding carbohydrate ABC transporter permease, with protein MKSRSMGDMLYAGVVYAFLLAVVFVTFYPFWNVLVLSVNSASDTIKGGIYFWPRELTFTSYKEILTDSEIMHAVWVTVARTVIGTPLSVVVISLLAYPLSNRDLVMRRPVTLYFIFTMYFGGGLIPYYMVLKTVHLIDTFWVFILPGLVNVFYMILVRTYIEQLPQEMVESAKIDGANDLQIFFRVIFPLTMPVLATIALFTAVGHWNAWFDSYAFTYKSSLKTLQAVLVKILNQYQTGSMVSDAQKLADSAKRLAVSSDTIRMAATVVATLPIVLVYPFLQRYFVKGMTLGAVKS; from the coding sequence ATGAAAAGCAGGTCCATGGGGGATATGCTGTACGCCGGCGTCGTCTACGCCTTTCTGCTCGCGGTCGTCTTCGTGACGTTCTACCCGTTCTGGAACGTGCTCGTGCTGTCCGTCAACAGCGCGTCCGATACGATCAAGGGCGGCATTTATTTCTGGCCGAGGGAACTGACCTTCACCAGCTACAAGGAAATTTTGACCGACAGCGAAATCATGCACGCCGTGTGGGTGACGGTTGCGCGCACCGTCATCGGCACGCCGCTTTCGGTGGTTGTGATCAGCCTGCTGGCGTACCCGCTCAGCAACCGCGATCTGGTGATGCGCCGCCCGGTCACGCTCTATTTTATTTTCACGATGTATTTCGGCGGCGGTCTCATCCCGTATTATATGGTGCTGAAAACGGTTCATTTGATCGATACGTTCTGGGTGTTCATTTTGCCGGGGCTGGTCAACGTGTTCTACATGATCCTGGTTCGGACGTACATCGAGCAGCTGCCGCAGGAAATGGTCGAATCGGCGAAAATCGACGGCGCCAACGACCTGCAAATTTTCTTCCGGGTCATCTTCCCGCTGACGATGCCGGTGCTTGCGACGATCGCGCTGTTTACCGCTGTCGGCCACTGGAACGCCTGGTTCGACTCGTACGCGTTCACCTACAAATCGAGCCTGAAAACGCTGCAGGCGGTGCTGGTCAAAATTTTGAACCAATACCAGACCGGAAGCATGGTATCGGACGCGCAGAAGCTGGCCGACTCCGCGAAGCGGCTCGCCGTGTCCTCCGATACGATCCGGATGGCGGCGACGGTCGTGGCGACGCTGCCGATCGTGCTGGTCTACCCGTTCCTGCAGCGCTATTTTGTCAAAGGCATGACGCTCGGAGCGGTGAAGAGCTGA
- a CDS encoding ABC transporter permease, which translates to MKAFAEQSPRPVPLPGRRTAVWRRLAQQKYLWLMIVPAFVCTLVFSYAPMFGLYMAFINYQPGGSFFGSFFHGKFVGLEWFRYFFNNGDFWIVMRNTLAQSLLSLLLGFPAPIILALAINEVRSGFFKKIFQTISYLPHFISWVIAANIIITLLSSQGLVNKVLMLLHITDEPVAFFQHGHYFWWIIASSNMWKDMGFNAIMYLAGIASINPELYEAAKVDGATRMKLTRYITLPALRPTIVILLILAVGGVLNAGFDQQYLMQNDLVLKYSDVIDTYTYRYGLQNSMFSYAAAVGMFKSVVAFLLVLMVNRLAKKVNDQSLF; encoded by the coding sequence GTGAAAGCCTTTGCGGAACAATCGCCGCGCCCTGTGCCGCTTCCCGGCAGAAGGACCGCCGTTTGGAGGCGGCTGGCGCAGCAAAAATATTTATGGCTGATGATCGTGCCGGCTTTCGTATGCACGCTGGTGTTTTCATACGCGCCGATGTTCGGTCTATATATGGCGTTTATCAACTACCAGCCGGGCGGCTCGTTCTTCGGATCGTTTTTTCACGGCAAATTTGTCGGGCTCGAATGGTTCCGTTATTTTTTCAATAACGGCGATTTCTGGATCGTGATGCGCAATACGCTGGCGCAGAGCCTGCTCAGCCTGCTGCTCGGCTTTCCGGCGCCGATCATTCTCGCGCTCGCCATCAACGAGGTGCGAAGCGGCTTTTTCAAAAAAATCTTCCAAACGATCTCGTATTTGCCGCACTTTATATCATGGGTTATCGCGGCAAACATCATCATTACGCTGCTGTCGTCGCAGGGGCTCGTCAACAAGGTGCTGATGCTGCTGCATATTACCGATGAGCCGGTCGCCTTTTTCCAGCACGGGCATTACTTTTGGTGGATCATCGCTTCCTCCAACATGTGGAAGGATATGGGGTTTAACGCCATCATGTACTTGGCCGGCATCGCCTCCATCAATCCCGAGCTGTATGAAGCGGCGAAGGTGGACGGCGCCACGCGGATGAAGCTTACGCGCTATATCACGCTGCCTGCGCTGCGGCCGACGATCGTCATCCTGCTCATTCTCGCCGTCGGCGGCGTGCTGAACGCCGGTTTCGACCAGCAGTATTTGATGCAGAACGACCTCGTGCTCAAATATTCCGATGTCATCGATACGTACACGTACCGGTACGGCCTGCAGAACAGCATGTTTTCGTATGCGGCCGCCGTCGGCATGTTTAAATCGGTCGTCGCGTTTCTGCTGGTGCTGATGGTCAACCGCCTGGCGAAAAAAGTTAACGACCAGTCGTTATTCTAA
- a CDS encoding response regulator, with translation MYSILLADDESMELETLTDYVPWETMGIKVAGAAKNGREALDLTRRLDPDIILTDVRMPIMDGLEFAKRAKQLSKRVKIVFLSGHDEFQYIKAALSVEASGYLLKPLDLDELTQLMEKVKAKCEEAKLAERSQEVVREKLLRRLLIEESAARRTELAAKLKLLAGAGLPARGPYRAAFLSVSRSTRDSVRDAAMPAPLERSIADAVHGRLRALGYGGMLIDWESGTFAGLYPDSGGGREIWLQLQKLIADDFPVSLTIGVSRPGDGTADAYGLFREAKASAGHAFYYGHGSLLPAEELPPPQQGEIGIEAHFTALCRTIGHLRADEMEAEIAAFTAQLRELHVHPNLARSAAVRLITAVEHHFQAAFKELQAGSFGSEREIMNRCGTLDEIGEHLSHVCRSLIISLSEKDKDRHLHIARHIQDIIDRKYRDPLTIEDIAKEIYLSPNYIRTIFKEKTGRTILEAVTEKRMERASGLLADKSLKIHDISALVGYENASYFCSVFQKYTGLTPNQFRKQHY, from the coding sequence ATGTATTCCATCTTGCTTGCGGATGACGAAAGCATGGAATTGGAAACGCTTACCGATTATGTGCCCTGGGAAACGATGGGGATTAAAGTCGCCGGCGCCGCCAAGAACGGCCGGGAAGCGCTAGACCTGACCCGCCGGCTCGATCCCGACATCATTCTGACCGATGTCCGGATGCCGATTATGGACGGTCTCGAGTTCGCCAAGCGGGCGAAGCAGCTCAGCAAACGGGTGAAAATCGTGTTTTTGAGCGGCCACGACGAATTTCAATATATTAAAGCCGCGCTCTCCGTCGAAGCGTCCGGCTATTTGCTCAAGCCGCTCGATCTCGATGAGCTGACGCAGCTCATGGAGAAGGTGAAGGCGAAATGCGAGGAAGCGAAGCTTGCGGAGCGCTCGCAGGAGGTCGTGCGCGAGAAGCTGCTGCGCCGGCTGCTGATCGAAGAATCGGCGGCGCGCCGAACGGAGCTGGCGGCCAAGCTGAAGCTGCTGGCCGGCGCCGGGCTGCCCGCCCGCGGCCCGTACCGGGCGGCGTTCCTGTCCGTCTCCCGCTCGACCCGCGACAGCGTCCGGGACGCCGCCATGCCCGCCCCGCTTGAGCGCAGCATCGCCGACGCGGTGCACGGCCGCCTGCGGGCGCTCGGCTACGGCGGCATGCTGATCGACTGGGAGAGCGGCACGTTCGCCGGCCTCTATCCCGATTCCGGCGGCGGCCGGGAAATTTGGCTGCAGCTGCAGAAGCTGATCGCGGACGATTTTCCCGTCTCGCTGACGATCGGCGTATCCCGTCCGGGCGACGGGACGGCGGACGCCTACGGCTTATTCCGGGAGGCGAAGGCGTCCGCCGGCCACGCGTTTTATTACGGGCACGGCTCGCTGCTGCCCGCCGAGGAGCTGCCCCCGCCTCAGCAGGGCGAAATCGGCATCGAAGCCCACTTCACGGCGCTGTGCCGCACGATCGGCCATTTGCGCGCGGACGAGATGGAAGCCGAAATCGCGGCTTTTACCGCCCAATTGCGGGAGCTGCACGTCCACCCGAACCTGGCACGTTCGGCGGCGGTCCGCCTGATCACCGCGGTCGAGCACCATTTTCAGGCGGCATTCAAGGAGCTGCAGGCCGGCTCGTTCGGCAGCGAGCGGGAAATTATGAACCGCTGCGGCACGCTGGACGAAATCGGCGAGCATCTGAGCCACGTGTGTCGAAGCCTGATCATCTCGCTGTCGGAGAAGGACAAGGACCGCCACCTTCATATCGCCCGGCATATTCAGGACATCATCGACCGGAAATACCGTGATCCGCTCACGATCGAGGATATCGCCAAGGAAATCTATTTGTCCCCGAACTATATCCGCACGATCTTCAAGGAGAAAACGGGCCGGACGATTCTCGAGGCGGTCACGGAGAAGCGGATGGAACGGGCGAGCGGGCTGCTGGCGGACAAATCGCTCAAAATACACGACATCTCGGCTCTCGTCGGCTATGAGAACGCGTCGTATTTTTGCTCGGTGTTCCAAAAATATACAGGTCTGACGCCCAATCAATTCCGGAAGCAGCATTATTGA
- a CDS encoding cache domain-containing sensor histidine kinase, whose translation MFASRLRRLFSRLLIRPFVDMRLRNKLFVVLGLVSVGPMLFFAVYSYEKMKSELTRQTYASMELTTAQISANLKMKLDAYSKVSSSLYLDPRLRDYLSQNYANSKAYVDAYDYIDNTFRNVLVTNADISAITVYTTNRTLPVDEVFIKRPDAEALNSPWYAAAIKSFGNVTFTAMPAVRPADGEAEKGIREAKPSRIVLARLLDNSSLNFPYGILTIDIPEPDIYALMEKENQNKELFIVTGDGTIISGKDKRMLNRKLNEFVEGGEFTGQTGSFMGQYEGAKVYVVYNTIDNGWRTVSVVSYDSLLANVKIAFSRLFTMAAASFALSVILIYITARLFTKRIERLLLLTRRVEREDFNVPAVPAGHDEVGQLAFAMVKMAGRMKELINEVYKKEIAKKEAEMNMLQAQINPHFLYNTLASISSLAIRSGDRRIQDMVTHLAKFYRISLNKGKTIVSLGEELKLTKSYLSIQQLRFDGLIHLHYEVDEAACPYPVVKLMLQPFIENAIHHAIWDDESGITIIIKARIEDGQLVLEVIDDGMGMRPETLGRIRTADDGSSPGYGIRNVDRRIKMTFGDEYGVRIHSRFGIGTAVQIRIPLHGPL comes from the coding sequence ATGTTCGCAAGCCGTCTGAGACGGCTGTTTTCCCGCCTGCTGATCCGTCCTTTCGTCGATATGCGGCTGCGCAACAAGCTGTTTGTCGTCCTCGGCTTGGTGTCCGTCGGACCGATGCTGTTCTTTGCCGTCTATTCCTATGAGAAAATGAAGAGCGAGCTGACGCGCCAGACATACGCCAGCATGGAGCTGACGACCGCGCAGATCAGCGCCAATCTGAAAATGAAGCTGGACGCGTACAGCAAGGTGTCCTCTTCCCTGTACCTGGACCCGCGCCTGCGCGATTACCTGTCGCAAAATTACGCGAACAGCAAGGCTTACGTCGACGCGTACGATTACATCGACAACACGTTCCGGAACGTGCTCGTCACGAATGCGGACATTTCCGCCATTACGGTCTACACGACCAACCGGACGCTTCCGGTCGACGAGGTATTCATCAAGCGTCCGGACGCGGAAGCGCTGAACAGCCCGTGGTACGCTGCGGCAATCAAGTCCTTCGGCAACGTCACGTTCACCGCCATGCCCGCCGTCCGCCCGGCGGACGGGGAGGCCGAGAAGGGCATCCGGGAAGCCAAGCCGTCGCGCATCGTGCTCGCCCGCCTGCTCGACAACAGCAGCCTGAACTTTCCGTACGGCATCCTTACCATCGATATCCCCGAACCGGATATTTATGCGCTGATGGAGAAGGAAAACCAGAACAAGGAGCTGTTTATCGTCACGGGGGACGGCACGATCATTTCCGGCAAGGATAAGCGCATGCTGAACCGCAAGCTGAACGAATTCGTCGAAGGCGGCGAATTTACCGGCCAGACGGGCAGCTTCATGGGCCAGTATGAAGGCGCCAAAGTTTACGTGGTCTACAACACGATCGACAATGGCTGGCGAACCGTTTCGGTCGTGTCCTACGACAGCCTGCTGGCGAACGTGAAAATCGCTTTCTCCCGCCTGTTTACGATGGCTGCCGCCAGCTTTGCGCTTTCGGTCATCCTCATTTATATTACCGCCCGCCTGTTTACGAAGCGGATCGAACGGCTCCTGCTGCTTACCCGGCGGGTCGAGCGCGAGGATTTCAACGTGCCGGCGGTGCCGGCCGGCCACGACGAGGTCGGCCAGCTCGCATTCGCGATGGTAAAGATGGCCGGGCGGATGAAAGAGCTGATCAACGAGGTGTACAAAAAGGAGATCGCCAAGAAGGAAGCGGAGATGAACATGCTGCAGGCGCAGATTAATCCGCATTTTCTGTACAATACGCTCGCCTCCATCTCCTCGCTTGCGATACGCAGCGGGGACCGCAGAATCCAGGACATGGTGACGCATCTGGCGAAGTTTTACCGCATTTCGCTGAACAAAGGCAAAACGATCGTCAGCCTCGGCGAAGAGCTGAAGCTGACGAAATCGTATCTTTCCATCCAGCAGCTCCGCTTCGACGGGCTGATTCATCTTCATTACGAGGTGGACGAGGCGGCCTGTCCGTATCCCGTCGTCAAGCTGATGCTGCAGCCGTTTATCGAAAATGCGATCCATCACGCGATTTGGGACGACGAATCCGGCATTACGATAATCATCAAAGCGCGGATCGAAGACGGGCAGCTCGTACTCGAGGTGATCGACGACGGCATGGGCATGCGCCCCGAGACGCTCGGGCGGATCCGGACGGCGGACGACGGAAGCTCGCCGGGCTACGGCATCCGCAATGTCGACAGGCGCATCAAGATGACGTTCGGCGACGAATACGGCGTCCGTATCCACAGCCGTTTCGGCATCGGGACCGCGGTGCAGATCCGCATTCCGCTGCACGGTCCGCTGTAA